A segment of the Cenarchaeum symbiosum A genome:
AGACGGTGGGCGAGGACTGGGGGCAGTGACCCGCTGCCTCACAGTCCTGTATGATACCATACGGTGGGAGGAAAAGGCGCTCCTAGAGGCGGGCAAGAAAAAGGGCGCCGACGTTCGAATGGTCGACTGCAAAAAGCTCGCCCTTGACCTTGACGGGGATTCAGGTACGGAATACGGGACAGTGTTGCAGCGCTGCGTAAGCTATTACAGAAACGTACACTCGACGGCAGCCCTCGAAGGTATGGGCGTCCCGGTGATAAACTGCCTAAGAACGGGCATGCTCGCCGGCAACAAGTTGTACACCCACATGCTATTACGAAAGAAAGGTGTGGCGACTCCCGCCGCTACTGTTGCATTCTCGAGGGAGGCCGCCCTCGAATCACTTGACAAGGGTGGATACCCCCGGGTGATAAAACCGACAGTAGGCAGCTGGGGCCGTATGATAGCAAAGCTCAACGACCATGATTCTGCCGAGGGCATAATGGAGCTGCGGGACGGGATGTACCCGATATATCAGATACACTACCTGGAGGAGTTCGTAAAGAGGCCCCCGAGGGATATACGGGTGATAATGGTCGGCGACAAAGCGGTAGCCGCAATATACAGGTACTCTGGTGATGACCACTGGAAGACCAACATGGCGCTGGGAGGTAGGGCAGAGCCCTGCCCCGTGGGCCAGGAATTAGAGGAAATATGCATAAAGGCAAAAGATGCAGTAGAGGGCCAGATAGTCGGCGTCGACCTCATGGAAAGCGATGAAAGGGGATACGTGGTCCATGAAGTAAACAACACTACCGAATACAAGAATACTGTAAGGGTCTGCGAGGTGGATATCCCCTCTCTGATGATCGACTACGCGCTGGACAGGTGCTAAGTTGGACAACTCGTTTGCCGTCACGCCGCGCTTTGCTGTCAAGATGCTAGAAAAGGCGCTCAGATTGTACACCCCGTCCATGGCAGAAAAGCCAATGGCCGAGTTTCTCGCCGATAAATGCGACGACCTGGGATTCGAGGATATAACCATAGACGATGTCGGGAATATCATAGCCACCAGGGGCAGCGGCCCGCCCCATGTCATGCTCTGCGGCCACATGGATGTCGTTCCCGGCAAGGTTAGGGTGAGAAGGGACGGGGACCGCCTGTACGGCAGGGGCGCATCCGACGCAAAAGCTCCCCTCATGGCCAT
Coding sequences within it:
- a CDS encoding glutathione synthase/ribosomal protein S6 modification enzyme (glutaminyl transferase) (COG0189); translated protein: MTRCLTVLYDTIRWEEKALLEAGKKKGADVRMVDCKKLALDLDGDSGTEYGTVLQRCVSYYRNVHSTAALEGMGVPVINCLRTGMLAGNKLYTHMLLRKKGVATPAATVAFSREAALESLDKGGYPRVIKPTVGSWGRMIAKLNDHDSAEGIMELRDGMYPIYQIHYLEEFVKRPPRDIRVIMVGDKAVAAIYRYSGDDHWKTNMALGGRAEPCPVGQELEEICIKAKDAVEGQIVGVDLMESDERGYVVHEVNNTTEYKNTVRVCEVDIPSLMIDYALDRC